TTGGCCGGAAGGGCGACGAAGGACTCACCGGCAGCAGCCAGGATGACCTCGATCACGACAATGACGCCGGCCGCCGCCAAGGCCAGGCCCAGCAGCAGGGAGAGCAGGCGGTTCAGGGCCCTCATGGCCGGACGGCCTTCCGTGAACGCATTGGGGTCGCTGTGGGAGGGGGCAGGTGGTCGAGTTCCAGGTCTTCCACGACCACCACCACCTCCCAGCTCTGGCCCAGCTTGGCCAGGGCGGCGGTCGCAGCAGCTAGTACCGCTTCAGCGATTGGTGATACCGGGAGGTGGTCGATGACGATGTGCACCCAGGCCTTCCCGTCGCGGAACCTGATGCCATTTACCTTGCCGCCGGCGAAATAGGTGGCCGCCTCTACCGCGCCTGCCGATGACAGCCTGGCAACGCCCGACACCGAACGGACGGCAGCGGCCACCGATTGAGCCAGCACACCCGGATCGGTTTCCTCAGCCCTCATTCGACCCGGCCGGATTGGTCCTCGGAGCCCTCGATGTAGACGTCGTCGACCGTGACGTTGACTTCGACGACATCCAAGCTAGTCATCCCTTCGACGCGAGCCAGGATGTTCCGGCGCACAGCCTCCGCCACGTCGACAATGCTCTGGCCGTAGTAGGCAACGATGTCCACATCTATTGCCGCCTGTCGCTCACCGACCTCGACCGAGACTCCCTGGGTCATGGCATCGGCATCAACGACGGGAAGGGCGCTCTTGAGTGCCCCCATGGTTCGCGCCATGGACTTGCCCATGGCCTGAACCCCAGGGATCTCCCTGGTGGCTAGACCTACAATCTTGGCGACCACTGAGTCCGAGATGCTGGTCGTACCCCGGTCGGTCTTGAGCTTGGCGCCGCCTTGCGCGGAGCCATTTCCGCTCCTCGCCGGTCTGGCACCAATGGCAGCAGCGTCCTTCTCTGAGGCTTCGGTCATCAAGTGAACTTCCTTTCTGCGCTCCGGCGTCAATTCCGGGTCTCATCTCTGAATCTGTCAGTGACCGTGTCCCAATCGAAGACCAGGTCACCCTCGAGAACCCTCACCACGACGTAGGCGAGTAGGCCCGCGGCCACCGCGCCTACGACCACCCAGGATGCGGCCCAAGCCAGCCACACAAACAAGAACCCGATGAGGAATCCGAATTGGCGACGCGACATGAGGTCTCCTTGGTGACTTGGCGGTGAAGCATCCTGTGATGACAGATCAATCGTGGCTGCCTGCTTGCTTCAGGCTTGCCTTCATCCACGGGCGGCCGTGGACAGGACGCTTGTCGGTCCACCGTCGGTTCCGATCTTGCACGTCCACTTGACCGCCAATGACTTATGTCATCTTGTGACTTGAATTACCCTCGATCGGTCGATGCCGAAACATCAAGAGCAAGAAGAACATGACAAAACGGGGTCCGCGGTCTCGCAAACGGGCCCGAGCTCTCTGCCTGACGGATGCCAACTGACGTAGAGCCGCTAGCGCCTGGGAGCGGCTATCGACTAGGCCTAGCTTCCGAAGCCGCCTGGCTAGGGAGAACCAGGGCGAGATCGGGTTCTTCCGACGTCAACCGGCAAGTCGACGCGACCGGCTTGACTCACTGGTCCCACGGGTCGTCGTGCGGAGCCCGACGCGGGCTCTTCTGGGGCCGCCGCCGGCCCCTTGGACGACGCGGTGCCGGTATCTCCGGAGCCATTGCCAGCTCCAGAGCCCTCTTGGCGACAGTCACCAAGGAGCCTTCGCCACCCGAGCCCTGCCATACCCACACAGCCACGTTGAGCGCGCCCATACTCGACGCTGCGAGCACGAGCAGACCAAGGTCGGGCGCGTCCATTCCGGCTTGCAGCGCGAGCTCATCAGCCAGCGTCAGCTCCCAGGAACGCAGTACGCGTAGGCTCCGCTCTCTCAGGCGGGGGTTCTGAGCCACGAGTCTGGCTCGGATGAAAAGGGGCTGGCGCACCTCGGC
This sequence is a window from Acidimicrobiales bacterium. Protein-coding genes within it:
- a CDS encoding Asp23/Gls24 family envelope stress response protein, yielding MTEASEKDAAAIGARPARSGNGSAQGGAKLKTDRGTTSISDSVVAKIVGLATREIPGVQAMGKSMARTMGALKSALPVVDADAMTQGVSVEVGERQAAIDVDIVAYYGQSIVDVAEAVRRNILARVEGMTSLDVVEVNVTVDDVYIEGSEDQSGRVE
- a CDS encoding TetR family transcriptional regulator, translated to AALALFEAKGYEETTVEEIAAAVEVSPRTFFRYFGSKEDVLFGYEEDQVAELRRMIRDCPTAASDLSALEEVLLTFANYLAEVRQPLFIRARLVAQNPRLRERSLRVLRSWELTLADELALQAGMDAPDLGLLVLAASSMGALNVAVWVWQGSGGEGSLVTVAKRALELAMAPEIPAPRRPRGRRRPQKSPRRAPHDDPWDQ